TCGGGCGAGACCAGTACCGCTCGCTGCAGTTCGACAACACGACTGCCGAGAACGACATCTCGGCCTTCGATCTGGAACCCGCTGACCTGCTGTCCCTCGCGGAGTACATCGAGTCGACCTGACTCGGTGCCGCCGGTTCTCGAAACCTATCACATACGGTGCAGATCTACCCTTCGTTCTCGGTCGATGCACGCCTCGTGTCTGACACATCTTGATAATCCCAACAAAAGCCTTATGGCCGCCATCACACGTGTTTTCACGTAGAGTACACTGTAGCATGAAACTCGCAATGATCGGGATCGGCCAGGCGGGGGGCAAGATACTCGACAAGTTCCTCGAGTACGACGAGCGAACTGACTCGGGGATCGTCCGGTCCGCAATCGCGGTCAACACCGCGAAGGCCGACCTCATGGGGCTGGAGAAGGTCCCGGAGGACAACCGGGTACTGATCGGGCAGTCCCGGGTGAAGGGACACGGGGTCGGAGCGGACAACGAACTCGGCGCGGAGATCGCCGAGGAGGACATCGACGAGATCCAGGGCGCGATCGACAACATACCGGTACACGAGGTCGACGCGTTTCTCATCATCGCCGCGCTGGGCGGCGGAACCGGGAGTGGGGGCGCACCGGTGCTCGCAAAGCACCTCAAGCGCATCTACACCGAACCGGTCTACGGGATCGGCGTCCTGCCGGGCAAGGACGAGGGCGGCATCTACACGCTGAACGCGGCCCGGTCCTTCCAGACGTTCGTCAGCGAGGTGGACAACCTCCTCGTGTTCGACAACGACGCCTGGCGCAAGTCCGGGGAGTCCATCCAGGGCGGCTACGACGAGATCAACGAGGAGATCGTCACCCGCTTTGGCATCCTCTTCGGGGCCGGCGAGGTCACCGGGAGCGGCGACGTGGGGGAGAGTGTCGTCGACTCCAGTGAGATCATCAACACGCTTGCTGGAGGCGGCGTCTCGACCATCGGCTATGCGTCCGAGACCGTCGAGAACTCCGGTTCGAGCGGCGGTTTCCTCTCGAAGATCACCGGGAGCGGGGGTTCGGAAACCGAGGACTCGGCGAACACGACCAACCGGATCACGAGTCTCGTCCGGAAGGCCGCACTGGGACGGCTTACCCTGCCCTGTGAGATCGAGGGGACCGAACGGGCACTGCTGGTCGTGGCCGGCCCGTCCAGTTACCTCAACCGGAAGGGCATCGAGCGCGGCCGGAAGTGGCTCGAAGAGCAGACCGGCAGCATGGAGGTCCGGGGTGGGGACTACCCCGTAGGCGACTCCTCGCAGGTCGCGGCGGTCACGCTGCTCTCCGGGGTCACGAACGTGCCACGCATCAAGGAACTCCAGGGCAAGGCCGTCGAGGCCCAGGAGAACATGGACGACATCCGGCAGGAAAGCGAAGCGGCCTTACAGGACTTGGTGGAAGACGAGGACGATGAACTCGAGCCACTATTCTAAACTCGCGATCGCTGCGGTGCTCCTCGCGGTCGTCGCGGCCGGCCCGGCCGCGGCGGTGTCAGTGAGCGACGCCACGGCTCCAGACTCCGTCGAGGTCGGCTCGACGGTCGACGTGACCTACACGGTCGAGGACCTCTATACCAACTACAACGAGTGGAGCCTGGAGGGGGCGACCGAACTCGAGTCGGTCACCTGGACGGTGACGACCTACGATCTCAGCGACAGTCAACTCGACAAACAGCAGTACAACGGCCAGGAGTTCAGCCACGCCCTCGACAAGGAGGGTGACGTGGCGATGGTCGAAGTGCGACTCCAGGGCACGGTTCCCGAGTGGTCGAACTGGTCGTATGACCCGGCCCAGTCGATCACGCTGGCTGACTTCACCGAGAGCCAGACCGGCGGCGCGGAGAACGACCTGCTAACCTCGACGGCGCGTCCGTATACTGAATCGAGTCAGTCCGCCCGGACCGCCCTCGACGATGCGACCGCGGCGATCCAGGACGCCGAGGACGCCGGTGTCGACGTGACCGAGGCCACCGACCGCCTCGATAACGCCCAGTCCGCGTTCAACTCCGGCAACTTCGAGAACGCGCAGGACCTCGCGGGCGACGCCCAGGAGAGTGCCGAGTCCGCCCAGCAGCAAAGCCAGCGGACGAGCACGCTGCTCATGATCGGCGGCGTCGTGCTGGTGCTCGCGATCCTCGCCGGTGTCGGCTACTGGTATCTCTCCAACCGGGAGACCTACGACAAACTCGGCTAGGCCCATGCGGGCCTGTATTCCGTTCGACGCGACCACCCCCAAGCGACGGCTCGGTTCGGCACTTTCCGCCTCCGAGCGTGTGGACTTCGCGATCGCGATGTTGCGTGACGTGCTGCAGGCGATGGCGCCCACCGAACTGGAACCGACCGTGATTGCGACTGAAAAACCCGACGCGACGTTGCCGGCCCCGATTCGAGTGGATGATCGCCCCCTTGATGCGGTGATCGAGGATGCTATCGAGGCGGAGACCCCCGTTGCGGTCGTCATGGCCGACCTGCCACTCGTCGAGCCGGAATCACTGGCTCGCCTGCAGGCGACCGCCGGTGACGTGGTCCTGGCCCCGGGGCGCGGGGGCGGGACGAACGCGATGCTCGTCCGGACGGACTCGTTCTCGGTCGATTATCACGGCGCGTCGATCCGTGATCACCGCCGAATCGCCGCGGCACGAGCCCTCGACGTAAGCGAGATCGATTCCTTCCGGCTGGGGACCGACGTGGACGAACCCGCGGATCTGATCGAGGTGTTGCTCCACGGCGGTCCTCACAGTGTGGCCTGGCTCCGGGAGGCGGGGTTCCGGATCGAGACGACCGCGGGCCGCCCGACGGTGACGAGAGGCCCTCCGGGTAGCACTTAACTGCCGGCCACCCGAGAGCCAACTCGTGTTTCCCGCGGCCGGCCTCGATCTGTCGATCGACCAGTCGGCAGTCGAGTCGCTGCTGGCGGTCGAGCCCACGGCGGTCGACCCGCCCGAAACCGTGACTGTCGCCCGGAACGTCTTTCTCCCACTGACGACGGCCTGTCGGTACGCCTGTGGCTACTGCACCTTCTACGATCCGCCGGGGGCGGCCGATCTGCTGGACCCGGAGGCGGTCCGCTCGGAACTTCGTCGCGGCCGCGAGGCGGGCTGTACGGAGGCGCTTTTCACCTTCGGCGACGACCCGGACGAGCGGTACACGGCGATCCACGAGGAACTCTCCGGCCGCGGCTTCGAGTCCGTCCAGGACTACCTTCGGGCCGGTGCTGAGTGGGCCCTCGACGCTGGCTTGCTCCCGCATGGCAACCCGGGCGAGCAGACTCGCGAGGAACTGGCTGCGGTGGCCGACGTCATGGCCAGCATGGGCGTGATGCTCGAAACGACGGCCGACGTGCCGGCCCACGCCGGGCCGCGGGGCAAATCGCCGGCCGATCGACTCCGGACGATTCGCGCCGCGGGCGAACTGTCGGTCCCGTTCACCACCGGCATCCTCGTGGGGATCGGCGAGGACTGGCGCGACCGCGCCGAGAGTCTGCTCGCGATTCGAGCCCTTCACGAACGGCACGGCCACATTCAGGAGGTGATCGTCCAGCCGGTGACCCGGAACGAGCGCTGGCAGGGCGAGGAACCCGGAACGGAAACGCTCAGACGGGTCGTCGCGATGGCTCGAACGGCACTCCCCCCGGCGGTTGCCGTCCAGATCCCGCCGAACCTCACGGCCGTCGAACCCCTCCTTCGGGCCGGCGCGGACGACCTGGGCGGGGTGTCCCCGGTGACGGTCGATCACGTGAACCCCGAGGCCGCCTGGCCCGCGTTCCGGGACCTGGCGGCGACCGTCGAGTCCATGGACATCGCGCTTCACGAACGGCTGCCGGTCCGCGAGCGATTCCTTCCCTCGTCCGGACTCGAAAACGAGTGGATCGGCGAGCCCGTGGGGCGGGTGCTCTACGGTGATACCCCTGCTGGCCGGCACTATCGCGCCATCATCGGCGACACGGACGGCCCGCGAACCTAGGGCTTGGGAACCGTCTCGCCCGGGGCCAGAAGCGGTGTTCCGTCCGCGAGCGGGCCCAACACTGGGCCGGGCCGCTCGCGCTCCGGGTCGATCCGGTGGCGGCGCTCGTAGTCCGTCGAGCGCTCGACCGGCACGCGATCGAGGTCGTCGATCAGATCGACCAGGGCCGCGACCGAGCGGAACTCGCCGTGGTCCCCGCCAGCGCGACTGGTGATCGACTCCGCGAGGAGCGTGCCCGAGAGGTCATCAGCCCCACCCGCAAGTAGTGTCTTCGCCAGGTCGTCGCCGTGTTTTACCCAGGAGGCCTGGACGTGCTCGACGTTGTCCAGGAAGAGTCGGGCGACGGCCACGACGAGGCGGTCTTCGGCCAGCGTGGCACCGCCCGAAACCAGGCCTCGCCTCGCGAGCGGGGTGTCGTGATGGACAAAGGAGAGCGGGACGAACTCGGTGATGGCTCCCGTCCGGTCCTGTAACTCACGGATCCGGGCGAGATGTCTGGCTCGATGTGCCTCGTTTTCGACGTGTCCGTACAGCATCGTCGCGGTCATCGGCAGACCAGCGGCCGCGGCGCCACGCATCGCGTCGAGCCAGCCCTGGGTGTCGATCTTCCCGGGGCAGATGACCTCCCGGACTTCCTCGATTAGGATCTCGGCGGCGGTGCCGGGGACCGAATCGAGGCCCGCCTCGCTGAGCCGGCGGTAGACCGTCTCGAAGTCCCAGTCGGTCCCGCGACGGGCGTGATCGGCCTCTTCGGGAGTCATCGAGTGGACGTGGAGCCCGTCGACGGACATGGCCCGGAGTTGCTCGGCGTAGGTCCCCGGATCGGTGCGATAGGCTGCGGGCGGCCGGTAGGAGGGTCCGGATTCGGCCGCCAGGATCTCCCGGTGCTCGTCGTCGAGCGCGAGGGCGGGATGCAGCCCGCTCACGGTGGTGACTTCCGAGACCCCGCGCCGAACGGCGTCCAGCACGAGCGACCGGGATTGGGCCGGCGTGCGGGTGTAGCCACGCTCGTCGCCTCCATAGCCGGTCTCGAAGGTGTGGGCGCTGTCACGATAGTTGCAGAACAGACAGCCCGTGTCACAGGCAGTGGTGACGTTGTTGTTGAGGTTCGCGACGAAGGTGACCGACTCGCCGACGACTTCCTCGCGGCGGCGGTCGGCGGCGGTGACAACCGCTTCGAGGCGTTCGGGGTCGATGCCCCGCCGATCGGAGCCGGTGGTTAGCAACTCGATCGCATCGGCGATGGTGAGCCGGTCCCCGGCACGGGCCCGGGCCAGGGCGTTCTCGAAGGACTGGTCGGTCTCCGGGCGGATTTCGAAGTCGAACTGCTCGCGGGGGACACCGGTCGGCAGCGTGGGCCCGTCTCCCATGGCGTCGCGTATTCGGTACAGCCCAAAAAGTTCGCGGGGTCGGTGAGAAACGCTTTGGGGCCCCCGCTCCCAGGTGCGCGTATGACCAGCGTCAAGGACATCCGGGTCGAGACACCGGCCTCGGAGGGGACTCTCGGGCAGGGGGCGTTCGTCTTCAGCGACGACTATTCGGTTTTCGACTGGGGGCGGATGCCGGACGAGATACCCCGGAAAGGGGCGAGTCTCTGTGCGATGGGCGCGTACAACTTCGAGCGCCTGGAGGAGGCCGGCGTTTCGACTCACTATCGCGGCGTGATCGAGGACGGCGAGGTACTGCCACTCGCGGCCGTCGAGGAACCGCCGACCGAGATGGCGATCGATCTGGCCCAGGTTCCGGACCTGCCACACTCCGAGGCGGGCTACGATTACGAGGCCTATCACGCGGCCGGTGGCCCCATGGTCGTGCCGCTGGAGATCGTCTTTCGAAACGTCGTCCCGCCCGGATCGAGCCTGCGGCGCCGGACGAAGCCGGCCGATCACGGCCTCGAGTACGACACCTGGCCCGCGGAGACCGTCTCACTCGAGGAGCCAATCGTCGAGTTCTCGACCAAATACGAGAAGCAGGACCGCTACCTGGACCGCGAAGCGGCCGCGCAAATCGCTGGCCCGGCGAGCATCGACACACTCGAGGACTGTGCCCGGACGGTCAACCGCGTGATTTCGGAGCGGGCCGATCGAGTCGGGCTCACCCACCAGGACGGCAAGATCGAGTGTGTCTATCACGACGGCGCGGTGCTGGTCGCGGACGTGGCCGGCACCTTCGACGAGAACCGGTTCAGTTCGGACGGCATCCAGCTCTCCAAGGAGGTCATCCGCCAGTACTACCGCCGGACCGATTCGGAGTGGGTCGAGGCCGTCAAGGAAGCCAAGGACGAGGCTCTGGCGAGTGCGGACCCGGACTGGCGCGAATCAGTCGAGATCTCGCCCAAACCGCTGCCCGAACACGTGCTCCGGCACGTCTCGAACATGTACGCGGCCGGCGCGAACACCTATCTCGGCCGGGACCTCTTCGACGCGCCACCCCTGGAGACGGTTCTGGATCACCTCCGCTCGCTGTAGGTATTCAGGAACGTGGGCTAACCCGGCGGTTCCAAAAGAGTTTTTGAGCACAATCGCGCACGTTCACTCGATGAGCGCCTACACCGCCACGGTGACGGTTCGTCTCAAGCGGGGCGTGCTCGACCCGGAGGCGACCACGACCCAGCGCGCCCTCGAACGCCTGGGCTTCGAACTGGAGGACCTCCGCTCGGCCGATCAGTACCACATCGACCTGGACGCCGCGAACGCCGACGCCGCCGAGGATCGCGCCGCGGAGATGGCCGAACGGCTCCTGGCGAACCCCACGATTCACGATTACACGGTGGAGATCGCCGAGCGATGACCGTGGCAATCGTCCGGTTCGGCGGGTCGAACTGCGACCGGGACGCCGCCCGCGCGCTTGACTCCCTGGACATCGACAACGAGATCGTCTGGCACGAGGACGGCCTCCCCGCGGACACGACCGGCGTGATGCTTCCGGGCGGCTTCTCCTACGGTGACTATCTCCGGGCGGGCGCGATGGCCGCCCGCGCCCCGATCATGCAGGCCGTCAAGGAGCAGGCCGAGGCTGGCGTGCCCGTCCTGGGCATCTGTAACGGGGCCCAGATCGGCTGCGAGGCGAGTCTCACGCCGGGAGCCTTCACGACGAACGAGAGCGCCCGCTTCCAGTGTGAACACGTCCACGTTCGCGTGGAGAACGCCGACACCCGGTGGACCCGGGCCTACGAGGAGGGTCAGGTCCTCGAACTCCCGATCGCCCACGCCGAGGGCCGCTTTGAGATCAGCGAGGACGCCCTGGCGGATCTTCAGGCCGCGGACCGGATCCTCTTCCGATACTCGACCCCCGACGGCGAAATCACTCCCGAAGCGAATCCGAACGGCTCGACTGACAACGTCGCTGGCATTCTCGGCGAGCGCGAAAACGTGGCTGTGCTGATGCCCCATCCCGAACGGGCCGCACTCTCGGATATCGGCGGGACCGATGGGCGGGGTATTCTTGCGGGCTTTGCCTCTGCTACCGTTCCACAGTGACCGGATCGCG
This region of Halodesulfurarchaeum sp. HSR-GB genomic DNA includes:
- the cofC gene encoding 2-phospho-L-lactate guanylyltransferase; amino-acid sequence: MRACIPFDATTPKRRLGSALSASERVDFAIAMLRDVLQAMAPTELEPTVIATEKPDATLPAPIRVDDRPLDAVIEDAIEAETPVAVVMADLPLVEPESLARLQATAGDVVLAPGRGGGTNAMLVRTDSFSVDYHGASIRDHRRIAAARALDVSEIDSFRLGTDVDEPADLIEVLLHGGPHSVAWLREAGFRIETTAGRPTVTRGPPGST
- a CDS encoding tubulin/FtsZ family protein, with translation MKLAMIGIGQAGGKILDKFLEYDERTDSGIVRSAIAVNTAKADLMGLEKVPEDNRVLIGQSRVKGHGVGADNELGAEIAEEDIDEIQGAIDNIPVHEVDAFLIIAALGGGTGSGGAPVLAKHLKRIYTEPVYGIGVLPGKDEGGIYTLNAARSFQTFVSEVDNLLVFDNDAWRKSGESIQGGYDEINEEIVTRFGILFGAGEVTGSGDVGESVVDSSEIINTLAGGGVSTIGYASETVENSGSSGGFLSKITGSGGSETEDSANTTNRITSLVRKAALGRLTLPCEIEGTERALLVVAGPSSYLNRKGIERGRKWLEEQTGSMEVRGGDYPVGDSSQVAAVTLLSGVTNVPRIKELQGKAVEAQENMDDIRQESEAALQDLVEDEDDELEPLF
- the cofH gene encoding 7,8-didemethyl-8-hydroxy-5-deazariboflavin synthase subunit CofH; this translates as MGDGPTLPTGVPREQFDFEIRPETDQSFENALARARAGDRLTIADAIELLTTGSDRRGIDPERLEAVVTAADRRREEVVGESVTFVANLNNNVTTACDTGCLFCNYRDSAHTFETGYGGDERGYTRTPAQSRSLVLDAVRRGVSEVTTVSGLHPALALDDEHREILAAESGPSYRPPAAYRTDPGTYAEQLRAMSVDGLHVHSMTPEEADHARRGTDWDFETVYRRLSEAGLDSVPGTAAEILIEEVREVICPGKIDTQGWLDAMRGAAAAGLPMTATMLYGHVENEAHRARHLARIRELQDRTGAITEFVPLSFVHHDTPLARRGLVSGGATLAEDRLVVAVARLFLDNVEHVQASWVKHGDDLAKTLLAGGADDLSGTLLAESITSRAGGDHGEFRSVAALVDLIDDLDRVPVERSTDYERRHRIDPERERPGPVLGPLADGTPLLAPGETVPKP
- the purS gene encoding phosphoribosylformylglycinamidine synthase subunit PurS; amino-acid sequence: MSAYTATVTVRLKRGVLDPEATTTQRALERLGFELEDLRSADQYHIDLDAANADAAEDRAAEMAERLLANPTIHDYTVEIAER
- the cofG gene encoding 7,8-didemethyl-8-hydroxy-5-deazariboflavin synthase subunit CofG, with product MFPAAGLDLSIDQSAVESLLAVEPTAVDPPETVTVARNVFLPLTTACRYACGYCTFYDPPGAADLLDPEAVRSELRRGREAGCTEALFTFGDDPDERYTAIHEELSGRGFESVQDYLRAGAEWALDAGLLPHGNPGEQTREELAAVADVMASMGVMLETTADVPAHAGPRGKSPADRLRTIRAAGELSVPFTTGILVGIGEDWRDRAESLLAIRALHERHGHIQEVIVQPVTRNERWQGEEPGTETLRRVVAMARTALPPAVAVQIPPNLTAVEPLLRAGADDLGGVSPVTVDHVNPEAAWPAFRDLAATVESMDIALHERLPVRERFLPSSGLENEWIGEPVGRVLYGDTPAGRHYRAIIGDTDGPRT
- a CDS encoding DUF4398 domain-containing protein → MNSSHYSKLAIAAVLLAVVAAGPAAAVSVSDATAPDSVEVGSTVDVTYTVEDLYTNYNEWSLEGATELESVTWTVTTYDLSDSQLDKQQYNGQEFSHALDKEGDVAMVEVRLQGTVPEWSNWSYDPAQSITLADFTESQTGGAENDLLTSTARPYTESSQSARTALDDATAAIQDAEDAGVDVTEATDRLDNAQSAFNSGNFENAQDLAGDAQESAESAQQQSQRTSTLLMIGGVVLVLAILAGVGYWYLSNRETYDKLG
- the purQ gene encoding phosphoribosylformylglycinamidine synthase I, producing MTVAIVRFGGSNCDRDAARALDSLDIDNEIVWHEDGLPADTTGVMLPGGFSYGDYLRAGAMAARAPIMQAVKEQAEAGVPVLGICNGAQIGCEASLTPGAFTTNESARFQCEHVHVRVENADTRWTRAYEEGQVLELPIAHAEGRFEISEDALADLQAADRILFRYSTPDGEITPEANPNGSTDNVAGILGERENVAVLMPHPERAALSDIGGTDGRGILAGFASATVPQ
- a CDS encoding phosphoribosylaminoimidazolesuccinocarboxamide synthase, whose amino-acid sequence is MTSVKDIRVETPASEGTLGQGAFVFSDDYSVFDWGRMPDEIPRKGASLCAMGAYNFERLEEAGVSTHYRGVIEDGEVLPLAAVEEPPTEMAIDLAQVPDLPHSEAGYDYEAYHAAGGPMVVPLEIVFRNVVPPGSSLRRRTKPADHGLEYDTWPAETVSLEEPIVEFSTKYEKQDRYLDREAAAQIAGPASIDTLEDCARTVNRVISERADRVGLTHQDGKIECVYHDGAVLVADVAGTFDENRFSSDGIQLSKEVIRQYYRRTDSEWVEAVKEAKDEALASADPDWRESVEISPKPLPEHVLRHVSNMYAAGANTYLGRDLFDAPPLETVLDHLRSL